A portion of the Acidobacteriaceae bacterium genome contains these proteins:
- a CDS encoding ATP-binding protein — MGTSATKRRILVITLGVCLLLLFLSLATLNAFNLHFLNPASPIQTLVFVGLSIIAFLLFVAVLVALVRNFMKLYADQRSRILGTRLRTRMLWGAVLVSVAPLVFMFAFSYLLMNRAVDRWFSQPVTQMRDDANTLATELFRYAAANARSEADSIAVELSAQGHITPEYANVALLRHDLTLQGGFAIVYSDSNPVAALHMPKGAPLQVNAVLPDDSISAGSQKPPATAPISPEPAPQAILQAARRNDAPFYSIGDTDYTFATAGIKGGGMVVVGLPIPRGISATSLRLRSAADAYWALFRERRQVRNLYMGLLLLTTLLALFACCWLALNLSKQVTRPIETLADAMEAIAAGDYAHRVSATSTEELGELASSFNAMATDLESARVLANQSSAQLSELNTALLTRRRELETIIETIPNGLVTFSADRRLVLANRAFYELLDPGGQRSFLGQKLEEIFPAETLELLDRLLQRSHRMGSASSELEMASNTGPRQLSATVALLEDGPQHDSIGYVLVLEDATELLRAQKQSAWKEVARRVAHEIKNPLTPIALNAELIRRHIDRLEPVLTEAHIGSRSPAVIQRSTEVINSSVETMRSLVDQFSALAEFPSARPRPADVNNIVENSLALFAGRLGNIRVHRNLGVELPLVFADPNALQRALSNLIDNAAEAMQQSLLREMSLSTRMLPSGMVELSVADTGTGLTDEMRERLFLPYFSTKQRGTGLGLSIAAKIIQEHQGTIRAEKNMPSGARFIIELRPASDTPEAEPAIEPLTRRATL; from the coding sequence ATGGGAACCAGCGCCACGAAACGCCGCATACTCGTCATCACGCTCGGCGTCTGCCTGCTCCTTCTCTTCCTTTCCCTCGCCACGCTCAACGCCTTCAACCTCCACTTCCTCAACCCCGCTTCGCCGATCCAGACGCTGGTCTTCGTCGGCCTTTCGATCATCGCGTTCCTGCTCTTTGTCGCCGTGCTCGTCGCGCTCGTGCGGAACTTCATGAAGCTCTACGCCGACCAACGCTCGCGCATCCTCGGCACGCGTCTGCGCACCAGAATGCTCTGGGGAGCGGTGCTCGTCTCCGTCGCGCCGCTGGTCTTCATGTTCGCGTTCAGCTATCTGCTGATGAATCGCGCCGTCGACCGCTGGTTCTCGCAGCCCGTCACCCAGATGCGTGACGACGCCAACACCCTCGCCACAGAACTCTTCCGCTACGCTGCCGCCAACGCTCGCTCAGAAGCCGACTCCATCGCCGTCGAGCTCTCCGCCCAGGGCCACATCACGCCCGAGTACGCCAACGTCGCGCTGCTTCGCCACGACCTCACCCTGCAAGGCGGCTTTGCCATCGTCTACAGCGACAGCAACCCGGTCGCCGCGCTGCACATGCCCAAAGGCGCTCCGCTGCAGGTAAACGCGGTGCTGCCAGACGACAGCATCAGCGCAGGCTCGCAAAAACCACCTGCTACCGCACCCATCAGCCCCGAACCCGCGCCGCAAGCCATTCTGCAGGCCGCGCGCCGCAACGACGCCCCCTTCTACAGCATCGGCGACACCGACTACACCTTCGCCACCGCAGGCATCAAGGGTGGAGGCATGGTCGTCGTTGGTCTGCCCATCCCTCGCGGCATCTCGGCCACCAGCCTTCGCCTGCGCTCCGCCGCAGACGCCTACTGGGCGCTCTTCCGCGAACGTCGCCAGGTTCGTAACCTCTACATGGGCCTCCTGCTCCTGACCACGCTGCTCGCGCTTTTCGCCTGCTGCTGGCTCGCACTCAACCTCTCCAAGCAAGTCACGCGACCGATCGAAACACTCGCTGACGCCATGGAAGCCATCGCAGCCGGTGATTACGCACATCGTGTCTCCGCAACCTCCACCGAAGAGCTCGGCGAGCTCGCCTCCAGCTTCAACGCCATGGCCACCGACCTCGAAAGCGCCCGCGTCCTCGCCAACCAATCCAGCGCGCAGCTTTCGGAGCTCAACACAGCCCTGCTGACCCGTCGCCGCGAGCTCGAAACCATCATCGAAACCATCCCCAACGGCCTCGTCACCTTCTCGGCCGATCGTCGCCTCGTGCTCGCCAACCGCGCCTTCTACGAGCTGCTGGACCCCGGCGGTCAACGCAGCTTCCTCGGCCAGAAGCTCGAGGAGATATTCCCCGCCGAAACGCTGGAGCTCCTCGACCGCCTTTTGCAACGCTCGCACCGCATGGGCTCCGCCTCCTCGGAACTTGAGATGGCCTCCAACACCGGGCCGCGCCAGCTCTCGGCCACCGTAGCCCTTCTCGAAGACGGCCCCCAGCACGACTCCATCGGCTACGTGCTCGTGCTCGAAGACGCCACCGAACTCCTCCGTGCGCAGAAGCAGTCCGCCTGGAAAGAAGTCGCCCGCCGCGTCGCCCACGAAATCAAGAACCCGCTCACGCCCATCGCGCTGAACGCCGAACTCATTCGCCGCCATATCGACCGCCTCGAACCCGTCCTGACCGAGGCCCACATCGGCTCGCGCTCACCCGCCGTCATCCAGCGCTCCACCGAAGTCATCAACTCTTCGGTCGAAACCATGCGCTCACTCGTCGATCAGTTCTCCGCGCTCGCCGAGTTCCCCTCCGCTCGCCCTCGCCCCGCAGACGTCAACAACATCGTCGAAAACTCGCTGGCACTCTTCGCCGGCCGACTCGGCAACATCCGCGTTCATCGCAACCTCGGCGTAGAGCTCCCACTCGTCTTCGCCGACCCCAACGCCCTGCAGCGAGCGCTCTCCAACCTCATCGACAACGCCGCCGAAGCCATGCAGCAATCCCTGCTTCGCGAGATGAGCCTCAGCACCCGCATGCTGCCCTCCGGCATGGTCGAACTCAGCGTCGCCGACACCGGCACCGGCCTTACCGACGAGATGCGCGAGCGGCTCTTCCTCCCCTACTTCTCCACCAAGCAGCGCGGCACCGGCCTCGGTCTCTCCATCGCCGCGAAAATCATCCAGGAGCATCAGGGCACTATCCGCGCAGAAAAAAACATGCCCTCCGGTGCTCGCTTTATCATCGAGCTCCGTCCTGCATCTGATACACCAGAAGCCGAGCCTGCAATAGAACCCTTAACCCGACGCGCTACACTCTAG